One window of the Candidozyma auris chromosome 6, complete sequence genome contains the following:
- the VAM3 gene encoding SNAP receptor: MSFANYDLEAQQPPPNGTQHKKSSELDQIVSDTSSQVSTFGSLIGQFNSQRKLLGSKRDGVALRESLDLLQNRISDLDSAISVLIMNINKAMDPNSNLQVSERQLMQKERLTSDYRDLHRSFRSASDSYKEKKKSIPIKTSTEETPLLGGDQKGVPEQQQQQQQQQQLSQDQIEQTELQYHILLTEERNREIEQVAEGIREVNSIFKDLGTLVNQQGEQLDTVEENILELHGNTQQASRELHKAHEYQKRKGKWSCIILVVLSVIVLVIVLAVVS, encoded by the coding sequence ATGTCCTTCGCCAACTACGACTTGGAGGCGCAACAGCCTCCTCCAAATGGGACACAACACAAGAAGTCGTCTGAGCTCGACCAAATCGTGTCAGACACTTCAAGTCAGGTACTGACGTTTGGATCTTTAATTGGTCAATTCAACTCgcaaagaaagcttctAGGAAGCAAGAGAGATGGTGTGGCTCTTAGAGAGAGTCTCGACCTACTTCAGAACAGAATTTCCGATCTTGACTCGGCCATCAGCGTGCTAATAAtgaacatcaacaaagcaaTGGACCCAAACTCGAATTTGCAAGTGTCTGAGCGTCAACTCATGCAGAAGGAGAGACTCACTTCCGACTACCGTGACCTTCATCGAAGTTTTCGCCTGGCCCTGGATTCCTataaggagaaaaagaaatctATACCGATAAAGACGTCCACGGAAGAAACCCCGCTCTTGGGAGGAGACCAAAAGGGAGTGCCTgaacagcaacagcagcagcagcagcagcagcaattACTGCAAGATCAAATTGAGCAAACGGAGCTACAGTATCATATATTACTTACTGAGGAGCGAAACCGAGAAATCGAACAGGTGGCAGAGGGAATCCGCGAGGTCAACTCTATTTTTAAGGATTTAGGCACTTTGGTCAATCAGCAGGGAGAGCAGCTAGACACCGTTGAGGAGAACATTCTTGAGTTGCACGGCAACACCCAACAAGCGTCACGTGAGTTGCACAAGGCCCATGAGTACCAGAAACGCAAGGGCAAGTGGAGCTGTATAATACTTGTTGTTTTATCTGTGATTGTGCTTGTGATAGTTTTGGCCGTGGTGAGCTAA
- a CDS encoding putative cystathionine beta-lyase yields the protein MPQLSTTSIHGADNLHRASDVTPPINISTTFKYPCDPDKLQKMVPGPWPYEVGNPIYSREAHPTGELVEQTIAKITKSHAVAYNSGLSAVFAAFTHFNPKKLFIGKGYHGVHGITEIWQRNHGLKKYGLTDDDLAHLEKGDLIHLETPVNPESLALDIQYYADKAHAAGAFLLVDSTFAPPPLQDAFEFGADMVMHSATKYFGGHSDLLAGVLLTKSEGVYRKLIDDRIYLGTNIANLESALLLRSLKTLELRVLRQSRNATKIVQFLNESKKKYPAIVKVYHSSLQTEPYVTRQLKGGHSPTFSFELKTEDQARRFPSHLKYFYHATSLGGVESLIEWRAMSDHEVSPSLLRVSVGLEDVDDLIGDIEQALKAI from the coding sequence atgccCCAATTGTCAACTACCAGTATCCATGGCGCCGACAACCTCCACAGAGCGTCGGATGTGACCCCGCCAATCAACATCTCCACAACTTTCAAGTACCCTTGTGATCCTGAtaagttgcaaaaaatggtACCAGGACCCTGGCCTTACGAAGTTGGGAACCCAATTTACTCCCGGGAGGCCCACCCCACAGGAGAATTGGTGGAGCAAACAATCGCCAAAATTACCAAGTCTCACGCTGTAGCGTATAACTCCGGATTGAGTGCGGTGTTTGCAGCTTTTACCCACTTCAACccaaagaagttgttcaTTGGGAAGGGTTACCACGGTGTTCATGGAATAACCGAGATATGGCAGCGGAACCACGGCTTGAAAAAGTACGGATTGACTGACGATGATTTGGCTCATTTGGAAAAGGGTGATCTCATCCACTTGGAGACTCCTGTTAACCCAGAGTCGCTTGCTCTTGATATCCAATACTACGCTGATAAAGCACATGCCGCGGGagcctttcttcttgttgactCAACTTTTGCCCCGCCTCCTTTGCAGGATGCTTTCGAGTTTGGCGCTGACATGGTGATGCACTCTGCTACCAAGTATTTCGGGGGCCACTCTGACTTGTTGGCCGGAGTGTTGTTGACAAAGAGTGAAGGTGTATACCGCAAATTGATCGATGACAGAATATACTTGGGTACAAACATCGCCAATTTGGAGTCTGCACTCTTGCTCAGAAGTTTGAAGACTCTTGAGTTACGAGTATTGAGACAGAGCCGAAATGCTACCAAAATTGTTCAGTTTCTCAAtgaaagcaagaaaaagtacCCAGCAATAGTCAAGGTGTACCACTCCTCGTTGCAAACCGAGCCTTACGTTACTCGCCAATTAAAAGGTGGTCACTCTCCAACGTTCTCTTTTGAGCTTAAGACTGAAGACCAGGCGAGGAGATTTCCATCGCACTTGAAGTACTTTTACCATGCCACATCTCTAGGAGGAGTCGAGAGCTTGATCGAATGGCGCGCCATGTCTGACCACGAAGTGTCACCATCGTTACTCCGTGTCAGTGTGGGTCTTGAAGACGTGGACGACTTGATTGGCGACATCGAGCAAGCGCTAAAGGCCATATAG
- the SNF5 gene encoding Snf5p, translating to MNFNKGARNPNQGNAQFPAGRQRAMLPPQFQHLSPQQLQELENTPQFQNAMRQYYQKQQMMQQQMLRQQQAGMGQGMMAQQLQGHPGQNLASANQRLMNRNIPPGFIPGGQSAQQQLQAQRANSQAQAQMQGQGAMTGPPGMPGNGMPGPQGMGSGAASPPNYANMQKMGGQYPSQANAQMRLPMGTQPGSGRGSIYGGATGGSNDAPVGAIGGAPGANAMSGMSTIPGPMAGALPVGGQPGANQSNAAGQPQLPNTKLMRFGNNEELDFPPGFGPDALNKIPLKQLSSTDEWSQKLKSEGKDVPLDIKVYEDIIKKDSAHLRNSQLQAKKNKSMLEKIARDIKTYNTIKQLRMNAINASDKNQYNNSIWGEGYSGYGNGISNTSTQVILPQHNKPFSKVPDIGLTDRQLNEAILRGLKSGKRKPLVPIRLEFDQERDRFKLRDTFLWDLSDETYPIENFIRTLIEDYKFIPESHFHSIMSSVNEQIKDYKQMVENPMGELRVPIKIDLVINNTQFTDQFEWDILSSNENDPEEFATILCDEMSLPGEFATAVAFSIREQTQLYHKALFLVGYGFDGSFVREDEIRSHLLPPLRVLNTLEAGEPVDDFISTLRNPALVADYSPSLTRLAQIEVEKIDKEMERESRRRRRHTNTEFSYNENGTSMGASRGTASRRSGLHSGRGVKTTLPDLSEIPKTFRTPMPSSILPGGIDLGVPEIYGYNELIVNRTQIRNPDYKPPHNPDMVTSRREGNSVFVKIKFSQRTNV from the coding sequence ATGAACTTCAATAAAGGAGCACGTAACCCAAATCAAGGCAACGCGCAGTTCCCTGCGGGCCGCCAGCGGGCAATGCTCCCTCCACAATTCCAGCATCTCTCACCTCAACAACTACAAGAATTGGAAAACACCCCTCAGTTCCAAAACGCTATGCGCCAATACTaccagaagcagcagatgATGCAGCAACAAATGCTCAGACAACAGCAGGCAGGAATGGGCCAGGGAATGATGGCTCAGCAGCTACAAGGTCACCCCGGGCAGAACCTTGCCAGTGCAAACCAGAGATTGATGAATAGAAATATACCGCCTGGGTTTATACCTGGGGGTCAACTGGCACAAcaacagcttcaagcaCAGCGTGCAAATTCACAAGCTCAAGCACAAATGCAAGGTCAAGGAGCTATGACAGGTCCACCAGGGATGCCGGGCAATGGGATGCCTGGACCACAGGGTATGGGATCAGGTGCAGCTTCGCCGCCAAACTACGCCAATATGCAAAAAATGGGTGGTCAGTACCCTTCGCAAGCGAATGCTCAGATGCGACTACCCATGGGCACACAGCCTGGTCTGGGGAGAGGAAGCATATATGGAGGTGCTACAGGAGGGTCCAACGATGCACCCGTGGGAGCTATAGGCGGAGCTCCTGGAGCCAATGCCATGAGTGGCATGCTGACAATACCTGGGCCGATGGCTGGTGCTTTACCCGTTGGAGGTCAGCCTGGGGCCAACCAAAGTAACGCTGCTGGTCAGCCACAGCTTCCAAACACCAAGTTGATGAGGTTTGGTAACAACGAGGAGCTTGATTTTCCTCCTGGATTTGGCCCGGATGCTCTCAACAAGATCCCATTGAAGCAGCTTTCATCTACAGATGAATGGTCTcaaaagttgaagagcgAAGGTAAAGATGTGCCACTTGATATCAAGGTATATgaagatatcatcaaaaagGATAGTGCTCATCTCCGAAACTCCCAATtacaagcaaagaaaaacaaaTCCATGTTAGAGAAGATCGCCAGAGACATTAAAACTTATAACACCATCAAGCAGCTTCGAATGAATGCGATAAACGCTTCCGATAAGAATCAATACAACAACAGCATCTGGGGCGAAGGATACCTGGGCTATGGTAATGGTATCAGTAACACTTCTACACAGGTGATCTTGCCACAACACAACAAGCCATTCTCCAAAGTACCTGATATCGGCCTCACCGACAGGCAGTTGAATGAGGCGATTCTAAGGGGACTCAAATCAGGTAAGAGAAAACCCTTAGTGCCCATTCGACTCGAATTTGACCAAGAGAGAGACAGGTTCAAACTAAGAGATACTTTCTTGTGGGATTTGAGCGATGAAACATATCCAATAGAGAACTTTATTAGAACTCTTATAGAGGACTACAAGTTCATTCCAGAGCTGCACTTCCACTCAATTATGAGCTCTGTAAACGAACAGATCAAAGACTACAAACAAATGGTTGAGAACCCCATGGGTGAACTACGTGTGCCTATCAAGATCGATCTAGTGATCAACAACACCCAATTCACTGATCAATTTGAATGGGACATACTCAGTTCAAATGAGAACGACCCTGAGGAATTTGCTACGATACTATGCGACGAAATGAGTCTACCTGGCGAATTTGCCACAGCCGTTGCATTCAGCATCCGTGAGCAGACACAGCTTTATCACAAAGCTTTGTTCCTTGTCGGATACGGATTTGACGGCTCGTTTGTTCGTGAGGACGAGATACGATCTCACTTGTTACCACCATTGCGTGTTCTAAACACCCTTGAAGCCGGCGAGCCAgttgatgatttcatcagCACTCTACGCAATCCAGCGTTGGTCGCGGACTACTCACCATCTTTGACTCGCCTTGCTCAAATTGAGGTCGAGAAGATCGACAAGGAGATGGAGAGAGAATCTCGTCGTCGTAGACGCCACACAAACACTGAGTTCAGCTACAACGAAAACGGTACAAGTATGGGTGCCAGCAGGGGAACCGCTTCCAGGAGAAGTGGACTTCATTCTGGAAGAGGTGTCAAGACGACATTGCCAGATCTTTCCGAGATACCCAAAACATTCCGTACACCCATGCCATCCAGCATACTTCCAGGCGGAATCGACCTTGGCGTGCCTGAGATATACGGCTATAATGAACTCATCGTCAACAGAACACAAATCAGAAACCCAGATTATAAACCGCCGCACAATCCAGATATGGTTACTTCACGTCGGGAAGGAAATTCGGTGTTCGTTAAAATCAAGTTTTCCCAAAGAACCAATGTATAA
- the POL1 gene encoding DNA-directed DNA polymerase alpha catalytic subunit POL1 — protein sequence MSSRAAKRDTLKRLREARRTGTITSATDDFYQDIYDEVDEDTYRQHKRDQLMNDDFIVDDNGEGYVDNGVDEWDDSTRPNYYSDEEEDEGSSKKRKKKQQKPVKVAKTAQINNFFAPAAATVTKKSEPLKSAAIDDILDDFEAKPKKSKVFSPFGASTSKGKKANVASAFSFSTSTREKKRIKKEADIDAFEDTTLDSAEEFDAAKESTPDTPVETGEEMIDVKSSNSETPVKQEKVEPASESDSEDDDIVVAKRPRAAAAPARNTGATISAVKASGLLSSSPSRGYSAISHTEKLDEENISDDNSFKMFWLDYAEADSSLLLFGKVLTKDNKLVSGVVQVNDLCRELYILPRKFRVIDGEETTQPVSAMDVHEEIAPILMENYGLDKLRAKPEHMKYAFELPDVPKEAEYLKVLLPYKTNKHRHLVMPSELEGETFNRIFGTNTNIFESFVMQRNIMGPCWLEIKNGDFSAIQNASHCQVEAAVSSPSCISPIINSNIPPPNLTISTISVQTLMNPKLNKQEVACVSLATYRDMPQDAPIDENIEPDELVTLVRPIGAVGFPPGLQQQAQKQKITLRALPNEASMLGCLAALVKNADPDVFIGHRLENISMDVLIHRMHDLRVATWSAMGRRNRKSWPDKFGKGNGFNNNLLIREIFQGRLLCDIANELGQSLTTKCQSWDLPEMYSVVCQKQYNAVELNFSNPRYAEDAGFLLMSLKENITQVLITGKIAFALQILSLSKQLTNLAGNAWSHTLSGTRAGRNEYILLHEFKRNNYIVPDKEDKYHKNTSHQQEAKLEANEDDATTVTSNKKPKYQGGLVFEPEKGLHKNYILVMDFNSLYPSIIQEFNICFTTVERTAYNISHDEERDLPDIPERDSDAGVLPRLLNALVSRRREVKKLLKNPKNTPHERAQYDIKQQALKLTANSMYGCLGYVNSRFYAKPLAMLVTNKGREILMDTRQLAESIGLRVVYGDTDSVMIDTGVNTLQEALKIGDEFKVQVNERYKLLEIDTDNVFKRLLLHAKKKYAAMNATIDRKTGKEISSLEVKGLDMRRREYCPLSKEISTFVLQKLLSDMDPEEALTQVYNYLEEMKAKISNNEISIDKYSINTRLSKDPANYPNGKTMPPVQVALRLRKSGKVIKAGSVITYVVTAPQSDDDSSNPAERSRAMQEVLANKSEFKPDSEYYLEKQIYAPVERLVNRIDGIDLMRIATSLGIDTKKYIMKLRNSEGAGSEIAPLESKITDIERYRQSSFLVLRCRCGANFRFGGLQPSRDYSITFNGIKCSQCEYVFPTLKVTSQLENSIRKHLALYYAGWVVCDDSACGIKTRQISVYGKRCIGNSGKAHGCKGVMRYYYSDKALYNQLLYFDSVFDVEKAKQKKLRPIIYDTDVVAPELSTGQLNALAEQNRAMFDHCREVVNKYLADCGRRYVNMRSIFDFMV from the coding sequence ATGCTGTCAAGAGCCGCCAAAAGAGACACGCTTAAGCGGCTCAGAGAGGCTCGTCGAACTGGCACGATCACTTCGGCCACCGACGACTTCTACCAAGATATCTACGATGAGGTCGATGAGGACACTTACAGACAACACAAGAGAGATCAGCTCATGaatgatgatttcatcgTGGACGATAACGGCGAAGGCTACGTTGATAACGGCGTTGACGAATGGGATGACTCAACCAGGCCTAACTACTActctgacgaagaagaggacgagGGCTCCAGCAAAAAGcgaaagaaaaagcagcagaaacCAGTGAAGGTGGCCAAGACGGCTCAGATCAATAACTTCTttgctcctgctgctgctacAGTGACGAAGAAAAGCGAGCCTTTGAAAAGCGCCGCCATTGACGATATTCTAGATGATTTTGAGGcgaagccaaaaaaaagtaagGTGTTTTCCCCATTTGGCGCGTCTACCTCCAAAGGTAAGAAAGCAAACGTCGCGTCTGCGTTCAGCTTTTCCACATCGACTcgtgaaaagaagaggatcaagaaggaagctgACATCGATGCTTTCGAAGACACAACGCTAGATTCTGCTGAGGAGTTTGACGCTGCGAAGGAAAGCACTCCAGATACGCCTGTGGAGACTGGCGAGGAGATGATTGACGTGAAGTCATCTAATCTGGAAACACCAGtcaagcaagagaaagtCGAACCTGCGTCTGAAAGTGacagtgaagatgatgacatAGTGGTGGCCAAAAGGCCCCGTGCCGCCGCTGCTCCCGCCAGAAACACAGGTGCCACCATTTCCGCAGTCAAAGCATCTGGACTTCTCTCGTCCTCTCCCTCTAGAGGGTATTCCGCAATCTCGCATACAGAGAAGTTGGATGAAGAGAACATTTCTGATGATAATTCATTCAAGATGTTTTGGTTAGACTATGCTGAAGCTGACAGCtcccttcttctcttcggCAAGGTGCTCACAAAAGATAACAAGCTAGTGTCTGGTGTGGTTCAAGTAAACGACCTATGCAGAGAACTCTATATCTTGCCCAGAAAGTTCAGAGTCATTGACGGAGAGGAGACAACCCAGCCTGTCTCGGCAATGGATGTCCACGAAGAGATTGCACCCATTCTTATGGAGAACTACGGTCTCGATAAGCTCAGGGCTAAGCCAGAGCACATGAAATATGCATTCGAACTTCCTGATGTTcccaaagaagcagaataCTTGAAAGTATTGCTTCCATACAAGACAAATAAGCATAGGCATTTGGTGATGCCCTCCGAGCTCGAGGGTGAGACCTTCAACAGAATTTTTGGtaccaacaccaacatctTTGAATCGTTTGTaatgcaaagaaacatTATGGGTCCATGTTGGTTAGAAATTAAGAATGGTGATTTCAGTGCTATTCAAAATGCATCTCATTGTCAAGTTGAGGCGGCTGTATCCTCTCCTTCGTGCATTTCCCCTATTATCAACTCGAACATACCACCTCCAAACTTGACGATATCCACGATATCAGTTCAAACACTCATGAACcccaagttgaacaagcAAGAGGTGGCTTGTGTTTCATTAGCGACATACAGGGATATGCCTCAAGATGCTCCTATTGATGAAAACATCGAGCCAGATGAGCTTGTCACTTTGGTTCGCCCAATCGGAGCTGTGGGTTTCCCTCCTGGATTGCAGCAGCAAGCtcagaaacaaaaaatcaCCCTTAGAGCCTTACCAAATGAAGCATCAATGTTGGGTTGTTTGGCTGCACTTGTGAAAAATGCGGATCCTGATGTCTTTATTGGACACAGATTGGAAAACATCTCAATGGATGTTTTGATTCACAGAATGCATGATTTGCGTGTGGCAACGTGGTCTGCAATGGGAAGAAGGAACAGGAAGTCTTGGCCTGACAAGTTTGGAAAAGGAAACGGTTTTAACAACAACTTACTCATTCGTGAGATTTTTCAAGGTCGTCTTTTGTGTGATATTGCCAACGAGTTGGGTCAATCGTTGACCACCAAATGTCAATCTTGGGACTTACCGGAAATGTACAGTGTTGTTTGTCAAAAACAGTACAATGCTGTTGAGCTCAATTTTCTGAATCCTCGTTACGCGGAAGATGCTGGATTTTTATTGATGTCTCTTAAAGAGAATATCACGCAAGTGTTAATCACAGGCAAAATTGCGTTCGCCCTTCAGATTTTGTCGCTTTCCAAACAATTGACCAACTTGGCTGGTAATGCTTGGTCGCACACCTTGAGTGGTACGAGAGCTGGTCGTAACGAATATATTTTGTTGCATGAGTTCAAAAGGAACAACTACATTGTCCCTGACAAGGAAGACAAGTATCACAAGAACACGAGTCATCAGCAGGAGGCCAAACTCGAAGCTAATGAAGATGACGCAACAACCGTTACCCTGAACAAAAAACCAAAATACCAGGGTGGTTTAGTTTTTGAGCCAGAGAAGGGTCTTCACAAAAATTACATTTTGGTCATGGACTTCAACTCTTTGTACCCCAGTATCATTCAAGAGTTCAACATTTGTTTCACGACCGTTGAGAGAACTGCCTATAACATTAGCCATGACGAAGAGAGGGATCTTCCTGATATTCCTGAACGTGATTCCGACGCAGGTGTTTTGCCTCGGTTGTTGAATGCGTTGGTCTCCAGACGTCGAGAGGTAaaaaagctcttgaagaacccCAAGAATACTCCACACGAGCGTGCTCAGTACGACATCAAGCAGCAAGCACTCAAATTGACTGCAAATTCTATGTATGGCTGTTTGGGTTATGTGAACTCTCGTTTCTATGCTAAGCCCTTGGCCATGTTGGTCACCAACAAGGGTAGAGAAATCTTGATGGACACAAGACAGTTGGCTGAGCTGATTGGCTTGAGAGTCGTTTACGGTGATACTGACTCCGTCATGATTGATACCGGTGTCAATACACTTCAGGAAGCCCTCAAGATAGGTGACGAATTCAAGGTTCAAGTCAATGAGAGGtacaagttgttggagattGATACTGATAACgtcttcaagagattgtTATTGCatgccaagaagaagtatgcTGCTATGAACGCCACCATTGACAGGAAGACGGGGAAggaaatttcttctttggaagTCAAAGGCCTTGACATGAGACGTCGTGAGTACTGTCCATTATCGAAGGAGATCTCTACATTTGTGTTACAGAAGCTCTTGTCGGATATGGATCCCGAGGAGGCACTCACTCAAGTCTACAACTACTTGGAAGAGATGAAGGCCAAAATTTCTAATAATGAGATTAGCATCGACAAGTATCTGATCAACACTCGACTTTCGAAAGATCCTGCAAACTATCCAAATGGAAAAACAATGCCTCCAGTTCAAGTTGCGTTACGTTTAAGAAAACTGGGCAAAGTGATCAAGGCCGGCAGCGTCATTACTTACGTTGTCACTGCCCCTCAGTCTGATGATGATAGCTCCAATCCTGCTGAGAGGTCAAGAGCTATGCAAGAGGTTCTCGCCAATAAGTCTGAATTCAAACCAGACAGTGAATAttacttggagaagcagatATACGCGCCGGTTGAGAGACTCGTTAATCGTATCGATGGTATCGATTTGATGCGTATTGCCACATCTCTAGGTATTGACACCAAGAAGTATATCATGAAGCTCAGAAATAGCGAAGGTGCTGGTAGTGAGATCGCTCCACTTGAGTCCAAGATCACTGATATCGAAAGGTATAGACAatcaagcttcttggtACTCCGTTGCAGATGTGGTGCAAACTTTAGGTTTGGTGGGCTTCAGCCATCGAGGGACTACCTGATCACCTTCAATGGTATAAAATGCTCACAGTGTGAATACGTTTTCCCAACGTTGAAGGTAACCTCTCAGCTTGAAAACTCTATAAGGAAGCATCTTGCTCTCTACTATGCGGGCTGGGTGGTTTGCGATGACTCTGCTTGCGGGATCAAGACGAGGCAAATCTCAGTGTATGGAAAGAGGTGTATCGGAAATTCGGGAAAAGCGCATGGATGCAAAGGTGTCATGAGATACTATTACAGTGACAAGGCCCTTTACAACCAGCTCTTGTACTTTGACTCTGTCTTCgatgtggagaaggcaaagcaaaagaaattaAGGCCCATCATATACGATACAGATGTGGTGGCACCAGAGTTAAGCACGGGACAGTTGAATGCCCTTGCTGAGCAAAACAGGGCAATGTTTGATCATTGCAGAGAAGTTGTCAACAAATATTTGGCTGACTGTGGCCGTCGGTACGTGAACATGCGCAGCATCTTCGACTTCATGGTTTAA